AGGAAGAAGATGGCAAATAGTGCCTGACCCGCTGTCTTGCGCGCTAAACACGTGCCGACGGGGGCGTCGGCACCACTTAGAGACTCAGGTGAGCACCCCGATTCTCCGCAGGTAGGCGGCCGAGTCGGCAATGTATTCGAGTTGCTCGGCCTCGTTCCGGTCCACGCCCTGTGTGCCCTCAAGCTCCATGGTGTAGGGACCCTTGAAGCCCCGATCGCCGAGCATCTTGAAGATGACCGGGAAATCGACCACGCCCGTCCCGAGAACCGGGAAGGTCCACTCTTCGAACCCGCCCGGCGTGTCCTTGAGGTGAACCGAGGCCACGTAGTCGATGACTTTGATCAGTTCGCCTACGGCCGTCCGATTCCGGTTGTAGAAATAGATGTTAGCCGTATCGAAGTTGATCCGCACGTTCGGATGGTTGACGGCCTTCATCGTCTCCAGACCCACATCGCCGTTGGTCACCAGGTCAGGGTGCGTCTCGACGCCCACGGTCACGCCGAAAGACCGGGCCAGATCGCCGATCGCGCGCATCCGCTGCCACACCACGGATCTGTCCGTCTCGCCCGCTTTGAGGCTCAGAAACAAGACTTTCGCTCCCAGGG
This Phycisphaerae bacterium DNA region includes the following protein-coding sequences:
- a CDS encoding sugar phosphate isomerase/epimerase family protein — translated: MPNIIACRLASYGNYQDRAWTHLPEIGIRNVEIPAPSPEELPAVKRRLADHDLTATSLQGKADIKEPNAAEVLKPQFEACAALGAKVLFLSLKAGETDRSVVWQRMRAIGDLARSFGVTVGVETHPDLVTNGDVGLETMKAVNHPNVRINFDTANIYFYNRNRTAVGELIKVIDYVASVHLKDTPGGFEEWTFPVLGTGVVDFPVIFKMLGDRGFKGPYTMELEGTQGVDRNEAEQLEYIADSAAYLRRIGVLT